ACAGTTCTACCTCACTCCGCTCATCGCCAAGGATGTGCTGTCTTCGTTTCTCGCCTCCTCGTCGTCCCAGGACCATGCCCGTCCAAGCGCGACCCTCACCCCGCGCCAGCGCGAGGTGCTGCAACTGGTCGCCGAGGGCCGAGGCACCAAAGACATCGCCCAGCTCCTGCATGTCTCGGTGAAGACCGTCGAGTTCCACAAGTTCCGCATCATGCAGCAGTTGAACCTGCACACGACGGCCGACCTCGTGAAATACGCCGTCACCCACGGGTTGACGAGTTTGTAGCTTTCAGATGAAGCGAATCTGACGTGGAGAACGGTAACGATTGACATCGGGCACTTGAAAATCCAAGTCGATCACCCCCTCTTTCTTAAGCTTCGCGAGAACTGGTCTAGCATGTTGCCTCTTCACGCCGTGCTCGAAACACACTCGCATAACGTCTGCCTCATTAAATAGCTGTCCACCTCTGAGCAAAGTCTCTAACTCTTTTTCGAAGGCAGTGATCTTGGTTGGCCTAACCTCTTCCATGGGAAGCAGCATCTGTTCCGCTCTGATATTCTCACGATTGATCGAAAAATTGGCCTCTCCACTGACTTCATCGCTGCGCCAAGCGACGTCTAGGAATTTGTCTATTCCCAGCGGATGCGCAGAGCCAAAAATGAGACCATAGATGTTCGCTCCCTTCTTTATAGAGAATGGGGCCAGGTAATACTCCGATTGAGGGGGAAGCAGGCTGCGGTAATATTCCAAGGGAGGGTGTGCCAGGATTAGTTGAAAATTGACGAAGCGGCTGCCTTTGTGGTGCTGTGCGGTGACCGTGGATCAGACAACCACCACCCCACACCAACGAAAGGAGCCGCTTCATGAGAAACGTAATCCGAATCACCACAGAAGGCAAGGTGCGACCGATCCGCCGGCGGGCGGTGGACGCCATCCCGGCGGTGGACGAGCGGGCGAGCCTCGTGGCCCTTATCCAAGCCCTGATCCCGCTGGGCTTGCAAGCCGTCGGGGACGCCCTGGAGGCGGAAGTGACTGACCTGGCGGGCGAACGGTATAGCCGGACCGGCGGCCAGCCGGGCTATGTGCGCTGGTGTCAGCAGCGGGGCTCGGTGTATTTGCTGGATCAGAAACTGCCGATCACCTACAGGCGAGTCCGGAACCGCTTCCGGAACGTGGAGGTGGCGTTACCGACCTACCAGGCCCTGGGCGACCCACGGGCAGCCGATGCGGGGCTGTTCCGCAAAGTCCTGCACGGCCTGAGTTGCCGCCGATATGAAGCCTGTGCGGAAGCGGTCCCGGAGGCGTTCGGGCTGAGTGCCTCCAGCGTCTCACGACGCTTCATGCGGGCCAGCGCCCGGCAGTTGCGGAAGCTGAGCGAACGCCGCTTGGAGCAGGACGAGGTGGTCGTGCTCGTCCTCGACGGCAAGACCTTTGCGGACGACAGCATGGTGCTCGCGCTGGGGGTGACGCGGCAGGGCGAGAAGAAGATCCTGGGATTCGTGCAGACCGCCACCGAAAACGAGCCGGTCTGCGCGGCATTCTTGCGAGACCTGGTGACCCGAGGCTTGCGCACGGACCAGGGGCTGCTCTGCGTGATCGATGGCGCCAAGGGGCTGCGCAAAGCGATCCAGACCGTCTTCGGCCGCCAGGCCGTCGTGCAACGGTGTCAGTGGCATAAACGGGAGAATGTGGTGCGGTATCTGCCCAAGGGACAGCAGGCCCCATGGCGGCGGCGGGTGCAGCAGGCCTATGAGCGGCCGACCTACACGGACGCCCGAGCCGCCTTGCTCCGTCTCCGGCAGGAGCTGCGGACCATCAATCTCTCCGCGGTGGCCAGCCTGGACGAAGGGCTGGAGGAAACCCTGACGCTGCATCGGCTGGGGCTGTTCGGCACGCTGGGCCGCAGCCTCAAGACCACCAACTGTCTGGAGTCGCTGAACGCCCAACTCGGCCAACTGACGGACAAGGTCGACCGCTGGCGCACGTCGGATCAGAAACACCGCTGGGTGGCCAGTGCCGTGCTGGCGATCGAACCCCGCTTGCGACGCA
The DNA window shown above is from Nitrospira tepida and carries:
- a CDS encoding IS256 family transposase, which codes for MRNVIRITTEGKVRPIRRRAVDAIPAVDERASLVALIQALIPLGLQAVGDALEAEVTDLAGERYSRTGGQPGYVRWCQQRGSVYLLDQKLPITYRRVRNRFRNVEVALPTYQALGDPRAADAGLFRKVLHGLSCRRYEACAEAVPEAFGLSASSVSRRFMRASARQLRKLSERRLEQDEVVVLVLDGKTFADDSMVLALGVTRQGEKKILGFVQTATENEPVCAAFLRDLVTRGLRTDQGLLCVIDGAKGLRKAIQTVFGRQAVVQRCQWHKRENVVRYLPKGQQAPWRRRVQQAYERPTYTDARAALLRLRQELRTINLSAVASLDEGLEETLTLHRLGLFGTLGRSLKTTNCLESLNAQLGQLTDKVDRWRTSDQKHRWVASAVLAIEPRLRRIKGYRHLTQLHEALQRDIQREAVTETRIA